One window of the Pseudomonas sp. S04 genome contains the following:
- a CDS encoding AAA family ATPase yields the protein MSQSLSQTFVAITRNSTDLEWLQGALAPLGQVVSAGVGSLDELLALVDVTFASLVFIGLDREHVVAQSALIEGALEAKPMLAIVALGDGMDNQLVLNAMRAGARDFVAYGSRSSEVAGLVRRLSKRLPPVVPNTQLGGLSVLFGTQSDADGALLSSHLALVVQKSGQQTLLLDLGLPRGDSLALLGLESSFHFGDALRHLRRIDATLIDSAFTCTPSGMRILAYASNDEPLEHTSAAELYMLLSALRQHFQHIVVNLTGQPDSEAVRTFVSHCDKLLWYTDQSVLDCRRNLAVLNLWREKGMKLEHAQLLVDRYLRNVAPDSQTLGKSFGLEVMATLAYSPEVRLNAKNQGVTLFELAPREGLTQALRSLGERLARRSEHPDKPKASWLNRLRGSK from the coding sequence ATGAGCCAGAGCCTGAGCCAGACCTTTGTCGCCATCACGCGCAACAGCACCGACCTTGAGTGGCTGCAAGGAGCACTGGCGCCCCTGGGCCAGGTAGTCAGCGCTGGCGTCGGCAGCCTTGACGAGTTGCTGGCACTGGTCGACGTGACCTTCGCCAGCCTGGTGTTCATCGGCCTGGATCGCGAACACGTGGTGGCCCAGAGCGCCCTGATCGAAGGCGCCCTGGAGGCCAAGCCGATGCTGGCGATCGTCGCCCTGGGCGACGGCATGGACAATCAACTGGTGCTCAACGCGATGCGCGCCGGAGCACGGGATTTTGTCGCCTACGGCTCACGCTCCAGCGAAGTCGCCGGGCTGGTTCGGCGCTTGAGCAAGCGACTGCCGCCGGTGGTGCCAAACACCCAACTGGGAGGGTTGAGCGTGTTGTTCGGCACCCAAAGCGACGCCGACGGTGCGCTGTTATCCAGTCACCTGGCGCTGGTCGTGCAAAAGAGTGGCCAGCAGACCCTGCTGCTGGACCTGGGCTTACCCCGCGGCGACAGCCTGGCCTTGCTCGGTCTGGAAAGCTCGTTCCACTTCGGTGACGCGCTACGCCACCTGCGGCGTATCGATGCAACCTTGATCGACAGCGCCTTTACCTGCACACCCAGCGGCATGCGCATCCTCGCCTACGCCAGCAACGACGAACCGCTGGAGCACACCAGCGCCGCCGAGCTGTACATGTTGCTCAGCGCCTTGCGCCAACACTTCCAGCACATCGTGGTGAACCTCACCGGCCAGCCCGACAGCGAAGCGGTGCGCACCTTCGTCAGCCACTGCGACAAGTTGCTGTGGTACACCGACCAAAGCGTGCTCGACTGTCGACGCAACCTGGCCGTGCTCAACCTGTGGCGTGAAAAAGGCATGAAGCTCGAACATGCCCAACTGCTGGTGGATCGCTACCTGCGCAACGTTGCCCCCGACTCGCAAACCCTGGGTAAAAGCTTTGGCCTGGAAGTCATGGCCACGCTGGCCTACAGCCCAGAGGTACGCCTCAATGCGAAAAACCAGGGGGTAACCCTGTTCGAACTGGCCCCCCGCGAAGGCCTGACTCAAGCCCTGCGCAGCCTGGGAGAACGGCTCGCCCGGCGCTCCGAACACCCGGACAAACCCAAGGCCAGTTGGCTGAACCGTCTGCGAGGCAGCAAATGA
- a CDS encoding type II and III secretion system protein family protein: MHSRSMLRYNRVICALLLAGMPVDVALATTGNCSALGQMPAVLEVGEGLQQVLQSPVAITRLAIGDPKIADVHPNGSNAFLLTGMAPGATSLMVWTACSSAPRQSMVFVQGKATAAMTSAAELPTEDPLLPSQVQTDIRFVEVSRTKLKEASASIFGTRGNFLFGSPRTLPTIDGVVQGRLPVNNDQFNFSWIGGKTMVMINALEGSGFAYTLARPSLVALSGQSASFLAGGEVPIPVPSSGSDNVSIEYKEFGIRLTLTPTIVGRNRISLKVAPEVSELDFSNAVEIAGTTVPALTIRRTDTSISLADGESFVISGLISTRNSSQVNKFPGLGDIPILGAFFRETNINREERELLMIVTPHLVQPLAADAQLPSLPGEKLRNYDPNFYRMFFLENGNFDNRSGLSQ, encoded by the coding sequence ATGCATAGTCGTTCCATGCTGCGTTACAACCGCGTGATCTGTGCCTTGCTCCTGGCGGGCATGCCGGTCGATGTCGCCCTGGCAACGACTGGCAATTGCAGCGCGCTGGGGCAAATGCCTGCGGTACTGGAAGTGGGGGAAGGATTGCAACAGGTCCTGCAGTCGCCAGTGGCGATTACTCGTCTGGCCATCGGCGACCCGAAGATCGCCGATGTCCACCCCAATGGCAGCAACGCATTTCTGCTCACCGGGATGGCACCGGGGGCTACCAGCCTGATGGTCTGGACCGCCTGTTCGAGCGCTCCGCGCCAAAGCATGGTGTTCGTCCAGGGCAAGGCCACGGCGGCCATGACCAGCGCTGCCGAACTGCCCACCGAAGACCCGCTGCTGCCCAGCCAGGTACAGACCGACATTCGTTTTGTGGAAGTCAGCCGCACCAAGCTCAAGGAAGCGTCGGCCTCGATCTTCGGCACCCGTGGCAACTTTCTGTTCGGCTCACCCAGAACCCTGCCCACCATCGACGGCGTGGTCCAGGGACGCTTGCCGGTGAACAACGACCAGTTCAACTTCTCCTGGATCGGCGGCAAGACCATGGTGATGATCAATGCCCTGGAAGGCAGCGGGTTTGCCTACACCCTGGCCCGCCCCAGCCTGGTGGCACTCAGTGGCCAGAGCGCGAGTTTCCTGGCCGGCGGCGAAGTACCGATTCCGGTTCCCAGCTCCGGTAGTGACAACGTGTCCATCGAGTACAAGGAGTTCGGGATCCGCCTGACCCTGACCCCGACCATCGTCGGGCGCAACCGGATTTCCCTCAAGGTGGCGCCGGAAGTCAGCGAACTGGATTTCAGCAATGCCGTGGAAATCGCCGGCACCACCGTTCCGGCGCTGACCATCCGGCGTACCGACACCAGCATCTCCCTGGCCGATGGTGAGAGCTTCGTCATCAGCGGCCTGATCAGCACCCGCAACAGCTCCCAGGTCAACAAGTTTCCGGGGCTGGGGGACATCCCGATCCTCGGCGCGTTCTTTCGCGAGACCAACATCAACCGCGAGGAACGCGAACTGCTGATGATCGTCACCCCGCACCTGGTTCAGCCGCTGGCGGCCGATGCCCAGTTGCCGTCCCTGCCGGGTGAAAAGCTGCGCAACTACGACCCGAATTTCTACCGCATGTTCTTCCTGGAAAACGGCAACTTCGACAACCGCAGCGGGTTATCGCAATGA
- the cpaB gene encoding Flp pilus assembly protein CpaB gives MNSRITMGLAGLMLVAALLFGYWGLVLSRQPQPLAEPVVAPVATPVMASVEKTVTRAEDQTRQAVVVLVHDVPPYTPLTAADVTLEKLRNAPAGSLNNLDQAIGRTPWRPLSAGTWLSDESFNAGGPLARMIRSDERALAVAVDEVVSAGGQLMPGDYVDILLFLRQDSSNPQQSAQIVIPAMRVLGVGEQLGLTNDGRPANPAVSPEEKLKQEQRRVAARTVVLAVPEQLLSRLMLAAQAGTLRLAVRSSDEQRLAKYWAGESQSPARLDAVSNQLLQFNQLAFSNPGKNPTAFSAQPAPTPRRGIEVIRGNQTAQQTP, from the coding sequence ATGAACAGTCGTATCACTATGGGCCTGGCTGGGCTGATGTTAGTGGCAGCCTTGCTGTTCGGGTATTGGGGCCTGGTGCTAAGTCGCCAACCCCAACCCTTGGCGGAACCGGTCGTTGCGCCGGTGGCGACACCGGTCATGGCGTCGGTGGAAAAAACCGTAACCCGCGCCGAGGACCAAACCCGTCAAGCCGTGGTGGTGCTGGTCCATGACGTCCCGCCCTATACCCCCCTGACCGCTGCTGACGTGACGCTGGAAAAACTGCGCAACGCACCTGCCGGTAGCCTCAACAACTTGGACCAGGCCATTGGCCGCACGCCTTGGCGCCCCCTGAGCGCGGGCACCTGGCTGAGCGATGAGAGCTTCAATGCTGGCGGCCCGCTGGCCCGCATGATCCGCAGCGATGAACGAGCACTGGCGGTAGCCGTGGACGAAGTCGTCAGTGCCGGTGGACAACTGATGCCTGGCGATTACGTCGACATCCTGCTCTTTCTGCGCCAGGACAGCAGCAACCCGCAGCAGTCGGCACAGATCGTCATACCGGCAATGCGCGTGCTGGGCGTGGGCGAGCAACTCGGCCTGACCAATGACGGCAGACCGGCCAACCCGGCCGTGAGCCCCGAAGAAAAACTCAAGCAGGAGCAACGCCGCGTTGCCGCTCGCACGGTCGTGCTGGCAGTCCCGGAACAACTGCTGAGTCGCTTGATGTTGGCCGCTCAAGCCGGGACCTTGCGCCTGGCCGTGCGCAGCAGCGACGAACAGCGCCTGGCCAAGTACTGGGCCGGCGAAAGCCAGTCCCCTGCCCGGCTGGATGCAGTCAGCAACCAGTTGCTGCAGTTCAATCAACTGGCCTTCAGCAACCCTGGAAAAAATCCAACTGCATTCAGCGCCCAACCAGCGCCGACGCCACGACGCGGCATTGAGGTCATTCGCGGTAACCAGACCGCCCAACAAACTCCCTGA
- a CDS encoding Flp family type IVb pilin, translating to MFLNFVRYLYVRYQLFMTRTEGASAIEYALIIAMVALVVITFVGPLGNSVKGTFNKVITALGGTVVT from the coding sequence ATGTTCCTTAACTTCGTGCGCTACCTATACGTTCGTTACCAACTGTTCATGACAAGGACCGAGGGCGCTTCAGCCATTGAATACGCGTTGATCATTGCAATGGTGGCATTGGTAGTCATTACGTTTGTCGGCCCCCTGGGCAACTCGGTCAAGGGCACTTTCAATAAAGTCATCACGGCACTGGGCGGGACCGTTGTGACGTAA
- a CDS encoding response regulator produces the protein MKPSSAQRQPLLLVDDEEDALLELAELLEGEGFTCFTATSVKLALQHLTRHPDIALVITDLRMPEESGLSLIRRLREHTSRQHLPVIVISGHADMNDVSDLLRMQVLDLFRKPIYHVRLLETLNNLFPQPKISEVAP, from the coding sequence ATGAAGCCTTCTTCAGCCCAGCGCCAACCACTGCTTCTGGTGGACGATGAAGAGGATGCCTTGCTGGAACTTGCCGAGTTGCTGGAGGGCGAAGGTTTTACCTGCTTTACGGCAACCTCGGTCAAGCTCGCCCTGCAGCACCTGACCCGTCACCCCGACATTGCGCTGGTCATCACCGACCTGCGCATGCCGGAAGAAAGTGGTTTGTCGTTGATTCGGCGCTTGCGCGAACACACTTCCCGCCAGCACTTGCCGGTGATCGTGATCTCCGGTCACGCGGACATGAACGACGTCAGCGACCTGCTGCGCATGCAGGTCCTGGACCTGTTTCGCAAACCTATCTATCACGTGCGCCTGCTGGAAACCCTGAACAACCTGTTCCCTCAACCGAAGATATCTGAAGTCGCCCCCTAG
- a CDS encoding Flp family type IVb pilin: protein MLVHFARYLSIRIRLFMQRSEGASAIEYALIIAMVGLVVIAFVTPLGGSVKDTFNKVVGALGGTQV from the coding sequence ATGTTGGTTCATTTTGCGCGCTACCTATCCATCCGTATCCGGCTGTTCATGCAGCGAAGCGAAGGTGCATCGGCTATTGAATATGCCCTGATCATTGCCATGGTCGGCCTGGTCGTCATTGCCTTCGTCACCCCGTTGGGCGGCTCGGTCAAAGACACCTTCAACAAGGTGGTCGGCGCACTGGGGGGAACCCAAGTGTGA
- a CDS encoding DMT family transporter, translated as MPAPVWWLLCLPLVAGAFLPLQAGINGQLAKQVSSVLSAALISFFVGTMALLMLVLIQRETPTLAALKSLTWWHWSGGLLGAFFITTAAFAGPRIGAMLFMALVLAGQLGMALALDHFGWAGFREAPISAGKIAGLVLILAGVFLIRRG; from the coding sequence ATGCCGGCCCCCGTCTGGTGGTTACTTTGTCTGCCGTTAGTGGCAGGCGCCTTCCTGCCGCTGCAAGCCGGGATCAACGGCCAGTTGGCCAAGCAGGTTTCCAGTGTGCTGTCTGCCGCGTTGATTTCGTTTTTTGTCGGCACCATGGCGCTGTTGATGCTGGTGCTGATCCAGCGTGAAACCCCGACCCTGGCAGCGCTCAAGAGCCTGACCTGGTGGCATTGGAGCGGTGGTTTGCTGGGTGCGTTCTTCATTACTACTGCCGCGTTTGCCGGGCCGCGCATCGGCGCGATGCTGTTCATGGCGCTGGTCCTGGCCGGGCAACTGGGCATGGCGCTGGCGCTGGATCATTTTGGTTGGGCAGGATTTCGCGAAGCCCCCATCAGCGCCGGCAAGATTGCCGGGCTGGTGTTGATTTTGGCGGGGGTGTTCCTGATTCGGCGCGGTTGA
- a CDS encoding MaoC/PaaZ C-terminal domain-containing protein — protein sequence MTTNWRVVAGAPKLPELYWRAATRRKITGSVLPDDGLRAWLNVDPQAVAAYRKVCGFTENGLLPPTYPHVLAFGLQLQLLTAQAFPFPLLGLVHLANRIRLLRPLGGLSRVRASVHVQNLQPHAKGATFDLITRLDDALGPLWEAESRMLCKGVKLAGELPEPIAQDTQDIDEVSRWWAPAEIGRQYAKVSGDYNPIHLSALSARLFGFPQAIAHGLWIKARTLAALSGHLPSSNLEIAVQFNKPVRLPSEVILLASAAGSSGALQLNGHGALQHMHGHWQPLA from the coding sequence ATGACGACGAACTGGCGGGTTGTAGCGGGCGCACCGAAGTTGCCCGAGCTGTATTGGCGGGCCGCGACGCGACGCAAGATCACCGGCAGCGTCCTGCCCGATGACGGTCTGCGCGCCTGGCTCAACGTCGACCCCCAGGCAGTGGCGGCCTACCGCAAGGTCTGTGGATTTACCGAGAACGGCTTGCTGCCGCCGACCTATCCCCATGTGCTGGCGTTCGGTCTGCAATTGCAGTTGCTCACCGCCCAGGCCTTCCCCTTCCCGCTATTGGGACTGGTCCACCTGGCCAACCGCATTCGCCTGCTGCGACCCCTGGGCGGGCTCAGTCGAGTCCGGGCCAGCGTCCACGTGCAGAACCTGCAACCCCACGCCAAGGGCGCGACGTTCGACCTGATCACCCGCCTGGACGATGCCCTGGGGCCGCTGTGGGAAGCCGAAAGCCGGATGCTGTGCAAAGGCGTGAAGCTTGCGGGCGAGTTGCCGGAACCCATCGCGCAGGACACCCAGGATATCGACGAGGTCAGCCGCTGGTGGGCGCCGGCCGAAATTGGCCGGCAGTACGCCAAGGTCTCGGGTGACTACAACCCGATTCACCTGAGCGCACTGAGTGCCCGGCTCTTCGGCTTCCCCCAGGCGATCGCCCACGGGCTGTGGATCAAGGCTCGTACCTTGGCGGCACTCAGTGGGCATCTGCCCAGCTCGAACCTGGAGATCGCGGTGCAGTTCAACAAACCAGTGCGCCTGCCCAGCGAGGTGATCCTGCTGGCCAGCGCGGCGGGCTCAAGTGGCGCCTTGCAACTGAACGGCCATGGCGCGCTGCAGCATATGCACGGCCATTGGCAGCCGCTGGCCTGA
- a CDS encoding 3-oxoacyl-ACP reductase: protein MSDRYIDFANSSLGHRVVGALGLPSPVRLERWEAGRLRPVDGALLIGGGPLASKVQAFANKLTEQIYSYGAEPLVAQAWIPGHGPKLKAVLFDASDLLQTGQLKQLREFFQPLLKNLDHSAHLVILGRAPESLSDPFAASAQRALEGFSRSLAKELRSGGTLQLLYVDSGAEEQLEGALRFFLSPKSAYVSGQVVRLNACASQVQDWTRPLAGRQALVTGAARGIGAAIAETLARDGAEVVLLDVPPAKSDLEALAARLGGNSITLDICAEDAAARLIEQLPQGIDIVVHNAGITRDKTLANMTPEFWDAVLAVNLNAPQVLTQALLDSGTLQDHGRVILLASISGIAGNRGQTNYAASKAGLIGLAQAWAPLLGERGISINAVAPGFIETQMTAHIPFALREAGRRMSSLGQGGLPQDVAEAVAWLAQPGSGAVSGQALRVCGQSVLGA from the coding sequence ATGTCAGACCGCTATATCGACTTCGCCAACTCGTCCCTCGGCCACCGCGTGGTCGGCGCCCTTGGCCTGCCGTCGCCGGTCCGCCTGGAACGCTGGGAAGCCGGTCGGCTGCGGCCGGTGGACGGCGCACTGCTGATCGGCGGCGGCCCGCTGGCCAGTAAGGTCCAGGCCTTCGCCAACAAACTGACCGAGCAGATCTACAGCTACGGCGCCGAACCGCTGGTGGCCCAGGCATGGATTCCCGGGCATGGGCCCAAGCTCAAGGCCGTGCTGTTCGATGCCAGCGACCTGCTGCAAACCGGCCAGCTCAAGCAGTTGCGCGAGTTCTTCCAGCCACTGCTGAAAAACCTCGACCACAGCGCCCACCTGGTGATCCTCGGGCGTGCGCCGGAAAGCCTCAGCGACCCCTTCGCCGCCAGTGCGCAACGGGCCCTGGAAGGTTTCAGCCGCTCACTGGCCAAGGAGTTGCGCAGCGGCGGCACCTTGCAATTGCTCTATGTCGACAGCGGTGCCGAAGAACAACTCGAAGGCGCGCTGCGGTTTTTCCTCTCGCCGAAAAGTGCCTACGTCAGCGGCCAGGTAGTGCGGCTCAACGCCTGCGCCAGCCAAGTCCAGGACTGGACCCGGCCACTGGCGGGACGCCAGGCCCTGGTCACCGGTGCCGCGCGCGGCATCGGCGCGGCGATTGCCGAAACCCTGGCCCGCGATGGCGCCGAAGTCGTGCTGCTCGACGTGCCCCCAGCCAAGAGCGATCTCGAAGCCCTCGCCGCCCGCCTGGGAGGCAACAGCATCACCCTGGACATCTGTGCCGAAGATGCCGCCGCACGCCTGATCGAACAGTTGCCCCAGGGCATCGACATCGTGGTGCACAACGCAGGCATCACCCGTGACAAGACCCTGGCCAACATGACCCCGGAATTCTGGGATGCGGTGCTGGCTGTCAACCTCAATGCCCCGCAAGTGCTGACCCAGGCCCTGCTCGACAGCGGCACCCTGCAGGACCACGGCCGGGTGATCCTGCTGGCCTCGATCAGTGGCATCGCCGGTAACCGTGGCCAAACCAACTACGCCGCCAGCAAAGCCGGGCTGATCGGCCTGGCGCAGGCCTGGGCGCCGCTGCTCGGCGAGCGCGGGATCAGCATCAACGCCGTAGCGCCGGGGTTCATCGAAACCCAGATGACCGCACACATCCCCTTCGCCCTGCGCGAAGCCGGGCGGCGCATGAGTTCCCTGGGCCAGGGTGGCCTGCCCCAGGACGTCGCTGAAGCCGTGGCCTGGCTGGCCCAGCCCGGCAGTGGCGCGGTCAGCGGGCAAGCGCTGCGGGTTTGTGGCCAAAGTGTCCTGGGAGCCTGA